In one window of Henckelia pumila isolate YLH828 chromosome 1, ASM3356847v2, whole genome shotgun sequence DNA:
- the LOC140875855 gene encoding probable nucleoredoxin 2, with translation MGEELSRNGVHHKSNQDPERGSGSGLCSLLGSKDGDFLLSPTADLVKISDLQGKFIGIYFSANWYPPCRKFTKTLSNAYEQLKKCNVDPGFEVVFVSSDEDLDSFDEYRSSMPWLSIPFSATTTKRALNLRFDVESIPCLIILQPNYDDEQDSRIENGVDVIERYGAKAHPFTKERLEELTEEDKEKRANQTLKEMLTTPERDFLVSHSIPEKVSVASLMGETIGLYFSAQWCSPGEKFTPKLASIYHKIKQESTVDGNNDSFEVIFVSSDKDESSFDSHFYTMPWLALPFSDPTIKNLIKYFDVESIPSLVILSPDGKTVTKQGRNLINLYQEKAYPFTQVRIRSLEMKNDKEAENFPKLRYHSRHDHELTLVSEGKGGGPFICCDCDEQGFGWAYQCIDCGYEVHPKCVRDVEHDSVVES, from the exons ATGGGGGAAGAGCTGAGCCGCAATGGGGTTCATCATAAAAGCAACCAGGACCCTGAACGGGGATCTGGGTCTGGATTGTGCTCTCTTTTGGGTTCCAAAGATGGCGACTTTCTGCTGTCTCCCACTGCGGATCTG GTGAAAATCTCTGATCTCCAAGGCAAATTTATTGGCATATACTTCTCTGCGAATTGGTACCCACCTTGTCGAAAATTCACCAAAACGTTATCCAATGCTTACGAGCAGCTCAAGAAGTGTAACGTTGATCCAGGTTTTGAAGTGGTCTTTGTTTCATCTGATGAAGACCTTGACTCCTTCGATGAATACCGATCTTCCATGCCATGGCTTTCCATTCCATTTTCGGCTACGACAACAAAAAGGGCCTTGAATCTGAGGTTTGATGTCGAAAGTATACCATGCTTGATCATTCTACAGCCAAATTATGATGATGAACAAGATTCAAGGATTGAAAATGGGGTCGATGTTATTGAACGGTATGGAGCAAAGGCACACCCATTCACCAAAGAGAGATTGGAGGAGCTGACGGAGGAGGATAAGGAGAAGCGTGCGAATCAGACTCTCAAGGAGATGCTGACTACCCCCGAAAGAGATTTTCTTGTGAGTCATTCCATACCTGAAAAG GTGTCCGTTGCTTCTTTGATGGGAGAAACCATTGGACTTTATTTCTCAGCTCAATGGTGCTCCCCGGGGGAGAAATTCACCCCCAAGTTAGCCTCAATTTACCATAAGATCAAGCAAGAATCCACCGTCGATGGCAACAACGATTCCTTCGAAGTAATCTTCGTGTCCAGCGACAAGGACGAGTCATCCTTCGACTCACATTTCTACACCATGCCATGGCTGGCACTGCCGTTTTCGGATCCGACGATAAAAAATCTCATCAAGTATTTCGACGTGGAAAGCATTCCAAGCTTGGTAATACTGAGTCCGGATGGGAAAACCGTGACAAAACAAGGTCGGAACCTCATCAACCTGTATCAAGAAAAGGCCTATCCATTCACCCAAGTCAGAATAAGATCGCTCGAGATGAAAAACGACAAGGAGGCCGAAAATTTCCCGAAATTGAGGTACCATTCCAGGCACGACCACGAGTTAACTTTGGTGTCGGAGGGCAAAGGAGGCGGGCCGTTTATTTGCTGCGACTGCGACGAGCAGGGGTTCGGATGGGCGTACCAGTGTATAGACTGTGGGTACGAAGTTCATCCCAAGTGTGTTCGAGATGTGGAGCATGACTCTGTAGTTGAAAGTTGA
- the LOC140866078 gene encoding E3 ubiquitin-protein ligase ATL23-like, which yields MTSVILIYICFLCYDAANTNNADGDRELRSSAKRVRQNGLSAADLERLPKATGEDLVPGSDCAVCLDEIGGEEPVKLIPGCKHGYHAECIDLWLSKNSACPICRVVIGPDFSDPTVDDPC from the coding sequence ATGACATCGGTGATCCTGATTTACATCTGTTTCCTGTGTTACGACGCCGCGAACACGAACAATGCGGACGGCGACCGGGAGCTCCGGTCGTCGGCGAAACGCGTGCGGCAGAATGGGCTCTCCGCCGCCGATCTGGAGAGGCTCCCGAAGGCCACCGGCGAGGATTTGGTTCCCGGGTCGGATTGCGCGGTCTGCTTGGATGAGATCGGGGGAGAGGAACCGGTGAAACTGATTCCCGGTTGCAAACATGGGTATCATGCAGAGTGCATTGATCTTTGGCTGTCGAAAAACTCGGCTTGCCCGATTTGTCGGGTCGTTATCGGGCCGGACTTTTCCGACCCGACTGTGGATGACCCATGTTGA